One Pantoea trifolii DNA segment encodes these proteins:
- the glnE gene encoding bifunctional [glutamate--ammonia ligase]-adenylyl-L-tyrosine phosphorylase/[glutamate--ammonia-ligase] adenylyltransferase, which yields MLLPLPALMQAQLANVAERLNLPPSAFTPEQAGALTFSDFILDNLQQHPEWWQHLQQQAPAPDEWQHYANWLKDVLQAVDNETSLMRELRLFRRHMLVRIAWMQALQHATTEQSLQQLSTLAEILIAAARDWVWQDCSRDFGTPCNEAGEAQPMLILGMGKLGGCELNFSSDIDLIFAWPENGVTQGGRREIDNAQFFTRMGQRLIKVLDQPTVDGFVYRVDMRLRPFGDSGPLVLSFAALEDYYQEQGRDWERYAMVKARLMGDDHGHWSQELQQMLRPFVYRRYIDFSVIQSLRNMKGMIAREVRRRGLKDNIKLGAGGIRETEFIVQVFQLIRGGRERSLQLRSLLPTLEAIGELALLSQKQIEHLREAYLFLRRLENLLQSINDEQTQTLPENELDHQRLAWAMGAADWSVLMAQLELQMAGVRAIFDELIGDDAPDVDDQPQLAEFAGLWQDALEESDLIPVVPQLDDAQRHALYNALNNFRQDVSRRTIGPRGRLALDQLMPRLLSEVCQRADADVLLNRLTPLLLGVLTRSTYLELLTEYHGALRHLIRLCAASPMVASQLARYPLLLDELLDPATLYQPTATDAYRDELRQYLLRIPTDDEEQQLEALRQFKQAQHLRIAAADIAETLPVMKVSDHLTWLAEAIIESVVQQAWQMMVQRYGRPSHLTSDNERGFAVVGYGKLGGWELGYSSDLDLVFLHDCPDDAETDGERVIDGRQFYLRLAQRVMHLFSTRTSSGILYEVDARLRPSGAAGMLVSTFAAFNEYQRSEAWTWEHQALVRARIVFGEPALCERFDEIRRGILCLPREVETLQKEVREMREKMRAHLSNKHKGRWEIKTDEGGITDIEFIAQYLVLGYAAHQPALTRWSDNVRIFELMACHGIMPDEEAQALTHAYVTLRDALHHLALQELPGHVAAEAFVAERAVVNNSWQRWLSGTESDSAEQ from the coding sequence ATGTTGTTACCGTTACCGGCGCTAATGCAGGCGCAGTTGGCTAATGTGGCAGAGCGACTTAATTTGCCACCCTCAGCGTTCACGCCAGAACAGGCGGGCGCGCTGACCTTTAGTGACTTTATCCTCGATAACCTGCAGCAGCATCCCGAATGGTGGCAGCATCTGCAACAGCAAGCGCCTGCGCCAGATGAGTGGCAGCACTATGCCAACTGGCTGAAGGATGTGCTGCAAGCCGTTGATAACGAAACCTCCCTGATGCGCGAACTGCGTTTGTTCCGTCGTCACATGCTGGTGCGCATCGCCTGGATGCAGGCGCTGCAACACGCCACTACCGAACAAAGTTTGCAGCAGCTCAGTACGCTGGCGGAAATTCTCATCGCTGCCGCACGCGACTGGGTTTGGCAGGATTGCAGCCGCGACTTCGGTACGCCATGCAATGAAGCCGGTGAAGCTCAGCCGATGTTGATTCTTGGTATGGGTAAACTCGGCGGCTGTGAACTCAATTTCTCTTCTGATATCGATCTGATTTTTGCCTGGCCGGAAAACGGCGTTACGCAAGGTGGGCGACGTGAGATCGACAATGCGCAATTCTTCACGCGCATGGGGCAGCGGCTGATCAAAGTGCTCGATCAGCCAACGGTGGATGGGTTTGTCTATCGCGTGGATATGCGTCTGCGCCCGTTCGGTGATAGCGGTCCGCTGGTGCTGAGCTTTGCGGCATTGGAGGATTATTATCAGGAGCAGGGCCGCGACTGGGAACGCTATGCGATGGTCAAAGCCCGCCTGATGGGCGACGATCACGGTCACTGGAGCCAGGAATTGCAGCAAATGCTGCGTCCTTTCGTTTATCGACGCTATATCGATTTCAGCGTGATTCAATCGCTGCGTAACATGAAGGGCATGATCGCGCGCGAAGTGCGTCGACGTGGCTTGAAAGACAACATTAAGCTCGGCGCTGGCGGCATTCGTGAAACAGAATTCATTGTGCAGGTCTTCCAGCTGATTCGCGGTGGACGTGAGCGCTCACTACAACTGCGTTCCTTACTCCCTACGCTTGAAGCCATTGGCGAGCTGGCTTTGTTAAGTCAAAAACAGATCGAGCATCTGCGTGAAGCCTATCTGTTCCTGCGTCGGCTGGAAAACCTGCTGCAAAGTATTAATGATGAGCAGACGCAAACGCTGCCAGAGAACGAACTCGACCACCAGCGCTTAGCCTGGGCGATGGGCGCGGCAGACTGGAGCGTTCTGATGGCGCAGCTGGAGCTGCAAATGGCCGGTGTGCGCGCCATCTTTGACGAGCTGATTGGCGACGATGCGCCGGATGTCGACGATCAGCCGCAGTTGGCCGAATTTGCTGGTTTGTGGCAGGACGCACTTGAAGAGAGCGATCTCATCCCGGTTGTGCCGCAGCTGGACGATGCGCAGCGTCACGCGCTTTACAACGCGTTGAACAACTTCCGCCAGGATGTGAGCCGCCGCACCATTGGTCCGCGCGGTCGTCTGGCGCTTGATCAGTTGATGCCGCGTCTGCTCAGTGAAGTCTGTCAGCGCGCAGATGCCGATGTGCTGCTGAACCGTCTGACACCGCTGTTGCTGGGCGTGCTGACGCGCAGCACTTATCTGGAATTACTTACCGAATATCATGGCGCGCTGCGTCATCTGATTCGCCTGTGCGCCGCATCACCGATGGTTGCCAGCCAGCTGGCGCGCTATCCGCTGCTGCTGGATGAGCTACTCGATCCCGCAACGCTGTATCAACCTACCGCGACCGACGCTTATCGTGACGAACTACGCCAATATTTGCTGCGTATTCCTACCGATGACGAAGAGCAGCAGCTGGAAGCATTACGTCAGTTTAAACAGGCGCAGCATCTGCGCATCGCCGCTGCCGATATTGCTGAAACGCTACCCGTGATGAAAGTGAGCGATCACTTAACCTGGCTGGCAGAAGCGATTATCGAATCGGTGGTACAGCAAGCCTGGCAGATGATGGTGCAGCGTTATGGTCGCCCATCGCATCTCACCAGCGACAACGAACGCGGTTTTGCGGTTGTTGGTTACGGCAAGCTCGGTGGTTGGGAGCTGGGTTATAGCTCTGATCTTGATTTGGTGTTCCTGCATGATTGTCCGGATGATGCGGAAACCGATGGCGAGCGCGTCATTGATGGCCGTCAGTTCTATTTACGCCTCGCGCAGCGTGTGATGCATCTGTTTAGCACGCGCACGTCGTCCGGCATTTTGTATGAAGTGGATGCGCGGCTGCGTCCTTCTGGCGCGGCGGGCATGCTGGTCAGTACTTTTGCTGCCTTTAACGAATACCAGCGCAGCGAGGCGTGGACCTGGGAGCATCAGGCGCTGGTGCGCGCGCGTATTGTGTTTGGCGAACCTGCGCTATGTGAACGCTTTGATGAGATTCGGCGTGGCATTCTTTGCCTGCCGCGTGAAGTCGAGACGTTGCAAAAAGAAGTGCGTGAAATGCGTGAAAAAATGCGTGCGCATCTCAGCAATAAACACAAAGGTCGCTGGGAAATTAAGACCGATGAGGGCGGTATCACCGATATTGAATTCATCGCGCAATATCTTGTCTTAGGCTACGCGGCCCATCAGCCAGCGTTGACGCGTTGGTCGGATAACGTCCGCATTTTCGAGTTAATGGCGTGTCACGGCATTATGCCGGATGAAGAGGCGCAGGCTTTAACGCATGCTTACGTCACGTTACGTGATGCGCTGCACCATCTGGCGCTGCAGGAATTGCCGGGCCATGTGGCAGCTGAAGCCTTTGTCGCTGAGCGCGCGGTGGTCAACAACAGTTGGCAGCGTTGGTTAAGCGGCACCGAATCTGACAGCGCGGAACAGTGA
- a CDS encoding CYTH domain-containing protein → MTIEIELKFIATPQAAEKLAEKLAAWPHQHFAARELTNIYYETDDNQLRRWDMGLRIRGVDQCYEMTLKAAGKTVGGLHQRPEYNVDLAEPQLDIARLPAEIWPQDTDIAALQSRLQPLFSTHFQREAWLVQFGDSEIEVAFDRGEVAAGEFSEPLYEVELELKSGQRDDMLKFAEALIAMGGLRLGSLSKAARGYQLAQGNLPRPIRTLPLQKIAAKASVEQGMINAMTAALNHWQYHEEVWLRGNKEAKAAVIDALETLRQAFSLFGALVPRKASSELRQKLTRQEELLADEENNAEATCFSLTSVEAQLALTHWLVESQWQNWLDDKSKSKLQGSFKRFSDIMLSRISADLRETFVDVQLFNEFQDKATRLNRQLLAVNLLAGAYPVEEVNVWLEGWLELQHAIRVKQNHGLMQLVNLAIKPAPFWLNSGIKR, encoded by the coding sequence ATGACCATCGAAATCGAATTAAAGTTCATTGCTACACCGCAAGCCGCCGAAAAACTGGCTGAAAAGCTTGCCGCGTGGCCACATCAGCACTTCGCCGCGCGCGAGCTGACCAATATCTATTATGAAACCGACGACAACCAATTGCGTCGTTGGGACATGGGCCTGCGCATTCGTGGCGTTGACCAATGCTATGAAATGACACTGAAAGCTGCCGGTAAAACGGTTGGCGGCTTGCATCAGCGTCCTGAATATAATGTTGATCTCGCCGAGCCGCAGCTGGATATCGCGCGCCTGCCGGCTGAGATCTGGCCGCAGGACACCGATATCGCCGCACTGCAATCGCGCCTGCAGCCGTTGTTCAGCACCCATTTCCAGCGCGAAGCCTGGCTGGTGCAATTTGGCGACAGTGAAATTGAAGTGGCATTTGACCGCGGCGAAGTCGCTGCCGGTGAATTTAGCGAACCGCTTTATGAAGTTGAGCTTGAGCTCAAAAGTGGGCAGCGCGATGACATGCTGAAATTCGCTGAAGCGTTGATTGCGATGGGCGGCTTGCGTCTCGGCAGCCTGAGCAAAGCCGCGCGCGGTTACCAGCTGGCGCAGGGTAATTTACCGCGTCCAATCCGTACCTTGCCGTTGCAGAAAATCGCCGCGAAGGCATCGGTTGAGCAGGGCATGATCAATGCGATGACGGCGGCACTGAATCATTGGCAATATCATGAAGAAGTGTGGCTGCGTGGTAATAAAGAGGCCAAAGCGGCGGTGATTGATGCGCTGGAAACGCTGCGTCAGGCGTTCTCACTGTTTGGCGCGTTGGTGCCTCGCAAGGCCAGCAGCGAGCTGCGCCAGAAGTTAACCCGTCAGGAAGAGTTGCTGGCCGATGAAGAGAATAATGCAGAAGCCACGTGTTTCTCGTTGACCTCCGTTGAAGCCCAGTTAGCGCTTACTCACTGGCTGGTGGAGTCGCAGTGGCAAAACTGGCTCGACGACAAGAGCAAAAGTAAGCTGCAGGGATCGTTCAAGCGCTTCAGCGATATTATGCTGAGCCGCATCTCAGCCGATCTCCGTGAAACCTTCGTTGACGTACAGCTGTTCAATGAGTTTCAGGATAAAGCGACGCGCCTGAATCGCCAACTGCTGGCAGTGAACCTGCTGGCAGGTGCTTATCCGGTGGAAGAGGTGAATGTTTGGCTGGAAGGCTGGCTGGAGTTACAGCACGCCATTCGCGTCAAACAGAATCACGGCTTAATGCAACTGGTGAATCTTGCGATTAAACCAGCGCCGTTCTGGCTTAATAGCGGAATCAAACGCTAA
- a CDS encoding TIGR04211 family SH3 domain-containing protein yields the protein MKKITLAALSLLAFSAITPAHAADEKRYISDELSTWVRSGPGDQYRLIGKLNAGEEVTLLQTNSDSQYGQIRDAEGKTNWIPLSQLSANPSLRTRVPQLEQQVKDLTAKLANIDNSWNQRTSEMQNKVANSDGTIDGLKAENQKLKNELIVAQKKVSAANVQLDDKQRTIIMQWFMYGGGVLGVGLLLGLLLPHMVPRRKKNDRWMN from the coding sequence ATGAAAAAAATCACACTTGCTGCCCTTTCTTTGCTGGCTTTCAGCGCCATCACGCCTGCTCATGCTGCTGACGAAAAGCGTTACATCTCCGATGAATTATCCACTTGGGTGCGCAGCGGTCCGGGCGATCAATATCGCCTGATCGGTAAGCTGAACGCCGGAGAGGAAGTGACCTTGCTGCAGACCAATAGCGATTCTCAATATGGTCAGATTCGTGATGCAGAAGGCAAAACCAACTGGATTCCACTGTCACAGCTGAGCGCCAATCCGAGCCTGCGTACCCGCGTGCCGCAGCTGGAGCAGCAGGTTAAAGACCTGACGGCCAAGCTGGCGAATATCGATAACAGCTGGAATCAGCGCACGTCCGAGATGCAGAACAAAGTCGCCAATAGCGACGGCACCATTGATGGCCTGAAAGCCGAGAATCAGAAGCTGAAAAATGAGCTGATTGTCGCGCAGAAGAAAGTCAGCGCCGCCAATGTGCAGCTGGATGACAAGCAGCGCACCATCATCATGCAGTGGTTTATGTATGGCGGCGGCGTGCTGGGCGTTGGTCTGCTGTTGGGTCTGTTACTGCCGCATATGGTGCCGCGTCGCAAGAAAAACGATCGCTGGATGAACTAA
- a CDS encoding multifunctional CCA addition/repair protein — MKTFLVGGAVRDALLRLPVKDRDWVVVGATPDSMLAEGYQQVGRDFPVFLHPRSREEYALARTERKSGNGYTGFVTQFAPDVTLEQDLQRRDLTINAIAQSDSGELIDPYGGQRDLAQRQLRHVSAAFKEDPLRVLRVARFAARFAHLNFRIADETQALMREMAVSGELAHLTAERVWKETEKALLTRNPQVYFQVLRDCGALQVLFPEIDNLYGIPAPIKWHPEIDTGIHALMTLAMSAALSDQLDVRFATLFHDVGKALTPPEKWPSHHGHGLAGVPIVEALCQRLRVPNQVRDLALVVTEFHDVVHTIERQPADALIALFDRIDAWRKPDRVEKMALTSEADARGRAGLESMAYPQGDYLRQAFALAQAVPTKDVVAAGFKGAEVREELTRRRVAVLQAELINARPV; from the coding sequence GTGAAGACGTTTCTGGTCGGTGGCGCAGTGCGCGATGCCTTACTGCGTTTGCCGGTAAAAGATAGAGATTGGGTGGTTGTAGGCGCGACGCCAGATTCGATGCTGGCGGAAGGTTATCAGCAGGTTGGCCGGGATTTTCCGGTTTTTTTGCATCCGCGCAGCCGTGAAGAGTATGCGCTGGCGCGTACGGAACGCAAAAGCGGCAACGGTTACACCGGTTTTGTGACGCAGTTCGCGCCGGATGTCACGCTCGAGCAAGATCTGCAGCGCCGCGATCTCACCATCAATGCCATCGCCCAAAGCGACAGCGGCGAACTGATTGATCCTTATGGCGGTCAGCGTGATCTCGCCCAACGCCAGCTGCGCCATGTTTCCGCCGCCTTTAAAGAAGATCCGCTGCGTGTACTGCGCGTGGCGCGTTTCGCCGCCCGCTTTGCCCATCTTAATTTCCGTATTGCCGATGAAACTCAGGCGCTGATGCGCGAAATGGCGGTCAGCGGCGAACTGGCGCATCTCACCGCAGAACGGGTGTGGAAAGAGACGGAAAAAGCGTTGCTGACGCGCAATCCTCAAGTCTATTTCCAGGTGCTGCGTGATTGCGGCGCGCTGCAGGTGCTGTTCCCGGAAATCGATAACCTGTATGGCATTCCGGCCCCGATCAAATGGCATCCCGAGATTGATACCGGCATCCATGCGCTGATGACGCTGGCGATGTCCGCCGCGCTTTCGGACCAGCTTGATGTGCGTTTCGCTACGCTGTTCCACGATGTTGGTAAGGCGCTGACGCCACCCGAAAAATGGCCGAGCCATCATGGTCATGGCCTCGCCGGCGTGCCGATTGTTGAAGCGCTGTGTCAGCGCCTGCGCGTGCCGAATCAGGTGCGTGATTTGGCGTTAGTAGTGACCGAATTCCATGACGTGGTGCACACCATTGAGCGCCAGCCAGCTGACGCATTAATCGCGCTTTTTGATCGTATCGATGCTTGGCGTAAGCCCGATCGGGTGGAGAAGATGGCGCTGACCAGCGAAGCGGATGCGCGCGGGCGTGCGGGCCTGGAAAGTATGGCTTATCCGCAAGGCGACTATTTGCGTCAGGCGTTTGCGCTGGCGCAAGCGGTGCCAACCAAAGATGTAGTGGCAGCAGGCTTTAAAGGGGCAGAAGTGCGGGAAGAGTTGACGCGTCGGCGTGTGGCGGTGCTGCAGGCGGAATTGATTAACGCGCGGCCAGTGTAA
- the bacA gene encoding undecaprenyl-diphosphate phosphatase, protein MADIHQLWVAAILGVVEGLTEFLPVSSTGHMIIVGHLLGFEGQTAETFEVVIQLGSILAVVVMFWRRLFGLIGIHFGEVKHEGVGTGRLTLIHILLGMVPAVVIGLLLHDQIKTLFNPINVMYALVVGGVLLLVAEYFKPKQPKAVGVDDITYLQAFMIGCFQCLALWPGFSRSGATISGGMLMGVSRYAASEFSFILAVPMMIGATGLDLYKSLGFLTMQDFPMFAVGFVTAFVVALLAIKVFLELIKRISFVSFAIYRFIVAAVVYAIFM, encoded by the coding sequence ATGGCAGACATTCACCAGCTTTGGGTAGCTGCAATCCTGGGGGTTGTAGAAGGCCTCACGGAATTCCTGCCGGTCTCTTCCACGGGCCACATGATAATTGTTGGTCATCTGTTGGGTTTTGAAGGCCAGACCGCTGAAACCTTCGAAGTTGTGATTCAACTCGGTTCCATCCTCGCTGTGGTCGTGATGTTCTGGCGCCGCCTGTTTGGTTTGATCGGCATTCACTTTGGTGAGGTCAAACATGAAGGTGTTGGTACAGGTCGACTGACGTTGATTCATATTCTGTTGGGCATGGTGCCGGCGGTGGTGATTGGTTTGCTGCTGCACGACCAAATCAAAACGCTGTTTAACCCGATCAACGTGATGTATGCGCTGGTGGTCGGCGGTGTGCTGCTACTGGTGGCGGAATACTTTAAGCCAAAGCAACCTAAAGCAGTTGGCGTTGACGATATCACTTACCTGCAAGCGTTTATGATTGGTTGCTTCCAGTGTCTGGCGCTGTGGCCGGGCTTCTCGCGCTCAGGTGCGACGATTTCTGGCGGTATGCTGATGGGCGTGAGCCGTTATGCGGCGTCGGAGTTCTCGTTCATTCTGGCGGTGCCGATGATGATTGGCGCAACCGGACTGGATCTCTACAAGAGCCTTGGCTTCCTGACGATGCAGGATTTTCCGATGTTTGCCGTCGGTTTCGTAACAGCCTTCGTCGTGGCGCTGCTGGCGATCAAGGTGTTCCTTGAGCTGATCAAGCGTATCTCGTTCGTCTCTTTCGCTATCTACCGCTTCATTGTTGCGGCCGTGGTTTACGCCATCTTTATGTAA
- the folB gene encoding bifunctional dihydroneopterin aldolase/7,8-dihydroneopterin epimerase → MDIVFIEQLTVFTTIGVYDWEQGMQQKLVLDVEMAWDNRQAAASDDVNDCLSYADVTEVILNHLQGQRFALVERVAEEIADLLMNRFKTPGVRIKVGKPGAVAQAASVGVRIERGTIPK, encoded by the coding sequence ATGGATATCGTATTTATCGAGCAGCTTACCGTGTTCACGACTATTGGCGTTTACGACTGGGAACAGGGCATGCAGCAGAAGCTGGTGCTCGATGTCGAAATGGCGTGGGACAACCGTCAGGCCGCGGCCAGCGACGATGTGAACGATTGCCTGAGCTACGCCGATGTCACCGAAGTGATCCTCAATCATCTACAAGGTCAGCGTTTTGCCCTGGTTGAAAGGGTGGCAGAAGAAATCGCCGATCTGTTGATGAATCGTTTCAAAACCCCCGGAGTACGTATAAAGGTAGGCAAACCGGGCGCTGTAGCCCAGGCGGCCAGCGTTGGCGTGCGTATTGAGCGCGGGACTATTCCGAAATAA
- the plsY gene encoding glycerol-3-phosphate 1-O-acyltransferase PlsY, whose protein sequence is MSAIALGMIIFAYLCGSISSAILVCKLAGLPDPRSQGSGNPGATNVLRIGGKAAAAAVLIFDVAKGMLPVWIAYLLHVAPLYLGLTAIAACMGHIYPVFFRFRGGKGVATAFGAIAPIGWDLTGLMTGTWLLTVLLSGYSSLGAIVSALIAPFYVWWFKPQFTFPVSMLSCLILLRHHDNIQRLWRGQENKIWKRKKKK, encoded by the coding sequence ATGAGTGCTATCGCGCTTGGTATGATTATTTTCGCGTATCTTTGCGGCTCGATTTCCAGTGCGATACTGGTCTGTAAACTGGCTGGTTTACCCGATCCGCGCTCGCAAGGCTCAGGCAATCCTGGCGCGACCAACGTTTTACGCATTGGTGGCAAAGCCGCCGCTGCCGCAGTGCTGATTTTCGATGTGGCAAAAGGCATGCTGCCAGTGTGGATCGCTTATCTGCTGCACGTTGCCCCGCTCTATCTTGGCCTCACGGCGATTGCCGCCTGCATGGGCCACATCTATCCGGTGTTCTTTCGTTTTCGCGGCGGTAAAGGCGTGGCGACCGCCTTTGGTGCGATTGCGCCGATTGGTTGGGATTTGACTGGATTGATGACCGGCACCTGGCTGCTGACGGTGCTGCTGAGCGGCTATTCGTCACTCGGCGCGATTGTCAGCGCGCTGATTGCACCGTTTTACGTGTGGTGGTTCAAACCGCAATTCACTTTCCCCGTTTCGATGCTTTCGTGCCTGATTCTGTTACGACACCACGACAACATCCAGCGCCTGTGGCGCGGCCAGGAAAATAAGATCTGGAAGCGGAAGAAGAAGAAATAA
- the tsaD gene encoding tRNA (adenosine(37)-N6)-threonylcarbamoyltransferase complex transferase subunit TsaD, whose translation MRVLGIETSCDETGIAIYDDASGLLANQLYSQVKLHADYGGVVPELASRDHVRKTVPLIQAALKEAGLEPQQIDGVAYTAGPGLVGALLVGATIGRALAFAWNVPAVPVHHMEGHLLAPMLEENPPEFPFVALLVSGGHTQLISVTGIGEYTLLGESIDDAAGEAFDKTAKLLGLDYPGGPMLSRMAQQGTPNRFRFPRPMTDRPGLDFSFSGLKTFAANTIREHQGEEQARADIARAFEDAVVDTLMIKCKRALEQTGFKRLVIAGGVSANRTLRERMAEMMQKRGGEVFYARPEFCTDNGAMIAYAGMVRLKGGTRGGLGVSVRPRWPLAELPAI comes from the coding sequence ATGCGAGTTCTGGGTATTGAAACGTCCTGCGATGAAACCGGCATCGCGATTTATGACGATGCGTCCGGTCTGCTGGCAAATCAACTATATAGCCAGGTGAAACTGCATGCCGATTACGGCGGAGTGGTGCCGGAACTGGCATCGCGTGACCACGTCCGTAAAACCGTGCCGCTGATTCAGGCGGCATTGAAAGAAGCAGGCCTTGAGCCACAACAGATTGATGGCGTTGCCTATACCGCCGGGCCTGGATTGGTCGGCGCGTTGCTGGTTGGCGCCACCATTGGTCGTGCGCTGGCGTTCGCCTGGAATGTGCCGGCGGTACCGGTACATCACATGGAAGGCCATCTTCTGGCGCCGATGCTGGAAGAGAATCCGCCGGAATTCCCGTTTGTTGCGCTGCTGGTTTCCGGCGGGCATACACAATTGATCAGCGTGACCGGAATTGGTGAATACACCTTACTGGGCGAATCGATTGACGATGCAGCAGGCGAAGCGTTTGATAAAACTGCCAAGCTGCTGGGGCTGGATTATCCGGGCGGACCGATGCTGTCGCGCATGGCGCAGCAGGGCACGCCAAACCGTTTCCGCTTCCCACGGCCAATGACCGATCGTCCGGGGCTGGATTTTAGCTTCTCCGGCCTGAAAACCTTTGCGGCGAACACCATTCGCGAGCATCAGGGCGAAGAGCAAGCCCGCGCGGATATTGCCCGTGCGTTTGAAGACGCGGTGGTTGATACCTTAATGATTAAGTGCAAACGTGCGCTTGAGCAAACCGGCTTTAAACGTTTGGTGATTGCGGGTGGCGTCAGCGCGAACCGCACGCTGCGGGAGCGCATGGCTGAGATGATGCAAAAGCGTGGCGGCGAAGTGTTTTATGCACGCCCTGAGTTTTGCACTGATAACGGCGCGATGATTGCTTACGCTGGCATGGTGCGTCTCAAAGGCGGCACCCGTGGTGGACTCGGCGTGAGTGTGCGACCACGTTGGCCGCTGGCAGAATTACCCGCCATCTAA
- the rpsU gene encoding 30S ribosomal protein S21 — protein MPVIKVRENEPFDVALRRFKRSCEKAGVLAEVRSREFYEKPTTERKRAKASAVKRHAKKLARENARRTRLY, from the coding sequence ATGCCGGTAATTAAAGTACGTGAAAACGAGCCGTTCGACGTAGCACTGCGTCGCTTCAAGCGTTCATGCGAGAAAGCAGGTGTTTTGGCAGAAGTTCGTAGCCGTGAGTTCTACGAGAAGCCTACCACTGAGCGTAAGCGCGCTAAAGCATCTGCAGTTAAGCGTCATGCCAAGAAACTGGCTCGCGAAAACGCACGCCGCACTCGTCTGTACTAA